The DNA window GCCAGTGAAAGGGAGctatacaataaatacaaattctcGATGGACATCACATCCTCCACGCAAACTATAACTAGTGGGTGTttagcaaaaatatatgaaaatgtgTACTGTGATGATGAGAAAACATTTATCAACGCCATTGatgaatttattgcaaataaactGCATTCGCCTGACTATGAATCTGAAGTATGAATTTTGCAACTTTCGATCTTTTCTTGTCatttaaattgtttgaaaataaaaggcCGAGTCTTTTTAACTATAGCCGATTTGAGCAATTTAAactctatttttaaaacaaaaatgttaaagaaGACTTTTCAGTTCTTTTTCagtattgtatatattctgtaagttttaaattaaaatacggTTATAACAGAGCAATCGAAATTTATTGAAGAATATGACTTTATCATCTAGTATTTTCTGAAACGTAATTTATCAGAAATGTCTATtttctatcaaaattaaataacactGTAGCTTCCTTAATTTtcaatcaatattattgtttgtcgaaacgttaaaattaatgaattgtTAATCGATTGTTTTACAGTGGCGTGTAGTAGTTGCGATAACTACCTTATTATTGGGTCCATCAGATGTTGGAAACGCAATTGTGGCTAAAGAAGAGATTTTGGGGATGATCCTCGGTATGACGGAAACGGCATTACGGTACAATAAACTATTGAAGCAGAAAGTGATTCTCGAATATATCGTTACCGCTGTGTCCAAAAACGACAAAGTCCGCGCGATCATAAATCAGGGTGCAGATATATTGAAAAAGCTGTGTCTATCCAAAGATAATTCAATTCGAGTTCGAGCGTTAGTGGCTTTTTGCAAGTTGGGTAATTCCGGAGACTCAGACGCGACTATCAGACCGTTCGCGGATGGAGTGAGTGAGGAATTAATTGAGGCTTGCATACATTTTTCATCTGATTCgccaaagaaagaaaatatagagTTGGCCGTAAAAGGTCTGTCGTATCTGACTTTCAATACGAAAGTCAAAAAGGAGTTGATCGATGATCCAAGTTACATTGATTACATACTCGACTTTACCGCGGAGATCGAGACTGATGATCAATTTCTCTTCGACGTGCTTACGATTTTGGTGAACTTATGCAACGCTTATGACGAGCAAGAACCCGAGATATCAAAGTTTGTCAAATATCATTTTCCCGAGGAATCTGAATTGGACGACGACTACTTCGAAGAAAGATTGGGCGACTTAATGGATAAGAATGTGATCAGTTATCTGGTTGACTTCGCCAAAACGGACAATCAGAACTGCAAGGAATTGATAGCGCGCGTTTTTAACGCGATATGCAATCAACAGAAATTGAGAGAAATAGTTGTTGATGAAGGCGGCACGGAGGCATTGTTGTCGTTAGCGCTGGATGGCACAGTCGAGGCAAAGAAACAAGCTTCGCTAGCTTTGGTCCGTTTGGATCTCACGAAACATGAGGTTCTATTGCCCGGTCAACTATTGACGAAGGTTGTTAAACGGTTAAACCGATTGTAAATCTTATGAACCTGGAGTGTTCCGTTAAGGAGAATTGCCAGACTCTAACAGCTTTTGTGCAATCTAGCTGAAGTCAACGACAGCATGcgagaacatatatttaaaggagtatttcaaaaaattgaagctTTTGTGTACGAGGGGGACGATCTTTTGAAATTTGGCGTCTGCAaatcttataaacattttgatattaaacCGTGAAGTCGCCATCCAGTGTTTCGAACAGGATAATTCTCGAGTTGAGTATCTTATGTTATTGTA is part of the Temnothorax longispinosus isolate EJ_2023e chromosome 12, Tlon_JGU_v1, whole genome shotgun sequence genome and encodes:
- the LOC139822764 gene encoding protein unc-45 homolog B-like → MIKSSVMSAKLSNYEKVVEDCDNALKTCCNHALYHRCLALQALERFEEAYRDAKIIISSDPNNKFIQPVVTRLREIVQERRNKGAKVSEMLDLAFEGNASESEIAINNLFMLACDEVGADEIFKKEGVSKIAQLVKVKTNEEIICGAIRIVSELCKNNISRTESVMKCVGLPWCLEIMNSTSLERVNASQCCLQNILNTYIIDINNKPDSNFNKDLYEAQKKVDTIMLYLLNSITSRTITGPARDAVIKLITHNIRCVPMLDWAKRFVELRGVQRLMEVASERELYNKYKFSMDITSSTQTITSGCLAKIYENVYCDDEKTFINAIDEFIANKLHSPDYESEWRVVVAITTLLLGPSDVGNAIVAKEEILGMILGMTETALRYNKLLKQKVILEYIVTAVSKNDKVRAIINQGADILKKLCLSKDNSIRVRALVAFCKLGNSGDSDATIRPFADGVSEELIEACIHFSSDSPKKENIELAVKGLSYLTFNTKVKKELIDDPSYIDYILDFTAEIETDDQFLFDVLTILVNLCNAYDEQEPEISKFVKYHFPEESELDDDYFEERLGDLMDKNVISYLVDFAKTDNQNCKELIARVFNAICNQQKLREIVVDEGGTEALLSLALDGTVEAKKQASLALVRLDLTKHEVLLPGQLLTKVVKRLNRL